agtaagaagaggagggaaaattcaaaatttgtagaattttctctctattttctttcctcAGTATGCTCCCAAACATAGCCTTAGGTTACCATGAATGATGAAGCAGAAAAAAGCTGTATGATTCACCTTGCCAAATAAAACCTTCCACACCGTGCTGTGTACAAAAGATAGAATACCCAACAAACGGGTTTCCCTCCTATTTCCCTGTGACAGAAGCAAAAATAAGCACCAGATGAGCCAAAACTATCATATTCACAGTTACACTCCTTTTGCATGACAGTCCGACATAAAAGGTGCTTATCCATGAGTTATCAATGAAATCACATGGCATGGCACCACAGGCTCCACAGAATTATTGAGCCAATATTATATAGTCTCAACAAAGTTGTTTCATGTCTCTTAACATCTAGTGCCAAAAGAATAAATTCACAGGACACAAACGATAAGTCGTCAGCAAAATGAGCACatgaaaaaaaacaataaaagagtTATGTGAATGACCCGAGCCCCTGATGCAAGGATGATGACAATGATCAACAGTTGGAAAACGGAGGGTCACAAAGCAAAATGAGcatgaagaaaattttcaggTGTTCACTGGCAAATGTCATGAAAAGAACACGAGCTTCTGATTTAACAGTAAGAATCTATTTCAGCAATGAAAAGCATTACAAGATTTAGTATAACAGGATTATAATAACAAGACAAAACACCTGGCCACATTCTAACTTTAACTAGCTCACAGCAAATATAGAACATTTGTTCTGGTGATAGAATGCATCAGTGATTTGGAGAACATAATTGCAAGCTATTGAGGAACCATTATGGTCTACATTTAATCTAAGGAAGAGTATGCCTATATGCCTACAAAATTTCCAGAACTCGAACACAAACTTGAATAACTTATACACAGTGTACTGATGTGCAATGTGACCTAATCCAATATCTTGCATGTGCGATCAGAGGAGATCTGCCTACAtccaaaaagatttttttaaaacaaaaaagagcgCGTGAATTCCAACTAGATGCAAACCCTAATCTTCTGCTGCAGTGACGTACTGCGACAAACATAAACAGATGCTGCACTTCAGCAGAGGTAACTATTGCGCCAAACTACTAAAGAAAAAGCCATTGATCCcatcaatacaaaaaaaaaatatacattcaCTATATAGAACCAAAGAGTCCTAACAGTAATTTTCAGCACTGACTTGggaaatcacattgcacatcTTACCTTTTCCCTGTGGCAAAGAAGTTCCAAAACTCGAGCTCCTATGGAGTAGCCTGCATCCTCCAGCCTGAGTCACACAAGGGTTGTCCAAGGGGAATAACAACGTCTCTCAATTTGTATACATTGGTAGCTGCTTCATGTTTAGTTATATAATTGTACAAATgacaacaagaaaaatacatacCTGCGCTCTAGCTCTGCGATATTGTCAACCTGAGTCTGGTTATACTGAACAAGCTCcgagaacaagaaagaaaaagcactCAAACTGACCTGCACCCAGAGTAAAAACCCGTGTCAATTAGTTCTGCCAAAGCACACATAATCCATCCCATGATCAAAACAAAAGGTCCAGCCATCCAACAATCCATTCCACTATTCCTCGACTATATATGAACGACATAGGAGCAAAGTGAATAAGAACAATGGCTCTTAAAGTAAACCTAACTACGAGTATCACTGTCCCAGCTAATCTGAAAGAATAAGGGAGCTAAGGAAGCAGAAGCCAATTGAACTTGTCTGGCTCTGGCTTAAAGGATCCATTTTTCGTTCCCCCCTGTGTAAAAAGCGAAGACTCTTTCCTGCAAATTAGAACAATAGGAGATTCATTTGCCGAGAATTGACCTAACTATCCAGTAACTACCCCTCGAGAACTGAAACGGAGCAATGTAGCCGGAGGAGAACGAGCCAACCAAATCAGCTATTCTAGTCCCAATGACAATGAGACACCAACCCCAAACCAAGCATTGCATTCAAGATGAAGCGTCCAAAAGAGTGCGCCCCAGATCGAAAAAAGAAGTCCTCTGGTCCGGCCAGGTGAACAGTAAAAATCGAACGAAGCCGTCCATGCGCGCGCGATCCAGGGCGACATGGAGCCGcacaccgagagagagagagagagacctcttGCTTGCCCTTGCTGAGAGGCTTGTCGAGGACGTTGGAGTACTGCTTGATCTTCATCGTCAATAATGATGGTGGTGACGACGGTGAGCTTCcatctttcttccttcctttgcGCTCTTCTGCTGCATTGAGGAAATCGACCGAGTCTCagcgaaaagaaaaggagagctAGTTTAGCCCtcctttaacctttttttttaattaattggcTTTTACTCAAATTGggccttaaattttttataaatgcaATCGAGTTAAATATCGACTTGGCATTTTTTCTTATTATGTTCTTCTCGAATTTAAGTtagattgaaaaacaaaaagtatcattttttttttcataaaacaagtttaaaaaaaaatgaaaagcacaAGCCCTTGCCAGTAACAGCTGCCCATCCCTGGAAAGGGCTAGTGGAGGTCATCGAGACCTTTCCAATGGCTAACAACCCTCACTCGAATCACGACGGTTGTTGGTGAGCCCTCTCCTGGGGCCGGTGACCATTGATGAGGCCTTATTGACCTTTGTTGGCCCTTTATGGCGATGGGTGGAGGTGGCAGCGGCCACCGGCAAGGACCTATGAGGTGTTACTCGcctcttttgtgtgtgtgttttttcttccttttacttttagcttttgattttttttagcctGATTTAGTTCGtgtttatttctatttttgtattaattttacATAGCACTTAATCGGAGCCAAGTGGTTTAAAAAGTgataaaataattcattttaGCATTCTTCGTTGGCCAAATTAGGCGGAATTAATAAAATGTCTTGATTGTACATTTTGAAAATCCGAAAACTCAATCAAAGTCAACCTACGAAGTTCGATTATAACTGCTTAGGACATAAGATTTTATTCGTTTCGTTCTTTTCACCGGATCGCCTTATCTACAAAATCAATTATATTTCGGCTCAACGAAAAATTATCTGAGATGCATTCCATATCCTATCACCAGGGATTATATTCTTATCCTggagaaattaaaatttccatGTTGTCGGAACGTAACTCAAAATTTTGtctttcatatgaaaaaaaaaaaaagagcaaaatttCCGAGAAAGGACGCTaagacttcgtcaatctgtaGTTAATTCTTATCAGAACCTTCATAGAAGCGATGCATTTCACAGCAAGCCTGAAACTTGCATGCTCCGCCGGTACGGGCGACCccgaaaatctgaaaaaaagaGCACATAAATCACCATTCTGACCAACCTTCGAGGTTTTCACCGGGAACCGTCCTCTTCTTTGTTTTACGACGAAAGGAAACCGCGGAGACGAACACCGGGGATTGAAAAGTCACCGCCCTCCGGCAGCTTTGGGGACCTCGTCGCAGAAGATCTCGCACTTGATGTCACCGAGATTCGTGCGCAGAGGGACAGATTGCGGCGAAACAAAAAGGTAGGTACAAGAGGAGGGAAAGAAATGAATGCAGGCCAAGTGTTCGGTGAAATTCTCCCGGAAATGgtaggaggaggaagagattgCTTGCTCGTTTCAACGAAGCGAGCGTCACCGGTGAGTCGTTAAAAGAGCAAATGAACAGAGTTTTGCCTCACAAGATCGGATTTTTGTAGAGAGCTatgcttttgtttttgccaATATGTTCTTATTGCCCATACTAAGGTAGAAATAATAACCATGCTCTATCCGATTTGTTCGATCGAAATTCAAAACCATAAATCTAAAGAAATTCAAAACCATAaatccatatttttttaaaaaaattcaaaatgactGTATTTTTCTTATGGATTAATATCgggaaaaactctaaaccgatacacctatagcaaatttaccccaaactaattttaaccataaaaaatttgaaacttgtgcactcgtgataaatttacgaCAAACTTATTTATTGACATCCAAAAACATCAAATGGGTATACCTGTGAGGGTACATGTGATTTATTCTCGCTTAATTTTCGTTAacttgggttaatatcatgacaaaaaatcaaaccggtacacttgtgacaaacgggagataaaaacttcaaactagtacacatgtaaaCTATCATGTGTCATTAAACTCAtaaatttgacgataaaatttaacagaaattaatgaagtataaatttattacatacgTATTAGCTTgggatttttgataatttgaggaaaattttgTCGTTAGTGTACATGTTGAGGGTTTTTCATGGAATTTAACAATTATCTTattgaaaaaaagatatttaGTTAGGCTATTAATATAATTTTGTGGTCGGATATGCTTAGGTCTCAATAAGCAATTATCGTGTGATTGTACATTGGGTCCTCGGGTACCAAGCTTCCACGCCTTTGTAGTAGAAGCTCGAGGTCCAACCCCCGTGCTCCGGTTCCTAGTGGCTAGGTCCGAGAAACCTTAGCTTCTACAATCAAGACCCTAGCGCATGGGCTTGGGAATCCCGGCGGTCGGGCACAACTCCCTTGCGGTCGAGCCCCAATCTTGGACACTAGAGCCTCTTGGGTCTTCGAAAAATAGCTGGATATAGCACATATATTTCTTATATCGCATAAATAGCGCAAGCCTCTCTTGAAAGACAAAAGTAAATATTCCATATCAAACagtcgaaaatatttttcataattcattCTCGAAATTTCAGCCAAATATCGAAAGATGACTTTTTtgaacatatcttttaaaaaaacacatttttcacaacaacaaaaaaaaacaaaagagaatacAAAAATTTGTAGATTCCTTGTGTTGACATTTCGAAATGGAACAGAAAGTAGGGAAAAAACACAACATAGAACTGATGAAATACTATATAAACCCACTCGCAAACACAACAACAACACACGCAGATTTCTACCTAAAAGCCACCCCTTTCTCTCACAGACCTCaaaaccctcctcctcctccctcttcccTGTCTCTCTCCTCCgatggacgacgacgacgagttCGGAGATCTCTACAGCGACGTCCTCGGGCCCTTCACCTCCTCCGCCGCCTCGCAGCCTCCCCAGACCTCCCCTGAACCCGCTCCTCCTCGCCGCCACCTCGATCTCAACCTTAAAACCTCCAACCCTGCTGCTGGCGCGGACGATGACGCCGAGGACGACGATGATGCGGAGCTTTCCGGAGCTCAGCGTCGCGACGATCCTCCTCCCCCGACTAAATCCCTATCTCTCAGCCTCAATTCCGTCAAGAATGAATCAGTTGGAAGTGGCGATTCGGATTTGCCGGCTAGGGTTTTGGAACCCCCGGGCGAGAAATTGGATGCCCAGAGAGGAGCGGGAGGTGGGAACGAGAGTAGGGATTTGGATTTGATGGATGCGGACGTCAAGTTCGATATCGAGGAGAACAACGAGCATGGGATGGACCCGGTGATTCCTGGGCTGTCGGGGCCGCGGGAGCTGAGTGGAGCTCGGGATGGCAACGGGGGCGATGATTGGGACAGTGACAGCGAGGATGATCTGCAGATAGTGTTGAACGATAACACGGCTCATCAAGGTCCCATGGGAGCCATTGGCGATGCTGGTGGGGAGGACGATGACGATGAAGACGGGGATCCACTTGTGATCGTGGCTGATGGAGACCCGAACCAGCCGCTGGTGGAGCAGGAATGGGGCGAAGACACGGCTGAGGCAGGGCCTGATGGAGAGAGGAAGGAAGGTGTTGGCAGCAGTGAGCTAGCGAAGGCGAATGGAGGAGTGGGTGTGGCGCCCAAAATTGGGTACAGCAATCTGGGTTATCATCCATTTCATTCTCAGTTTAAGGTCAGTGGTGTTACATGTGGAAGTCTATGCAGTAATTGTATATGGGGGGTTGTGCTTGTGTTGAACCCCTCTGTGAGAATTTTATGCAGTTTCTTCTTTTGTATCTGTTACGAACTGCAAATAGTGCTCTATTCAGCTAATGAAATTGGAATCTTCTTTCTTTGCGTGGTATTTTAGTTCTACCTATGTATGCTagttgtttcttttcttctttggcaaCATTTGACTTTGTTTAAGAACAAATGTGTGAAAGCAGCTAGCTTTGGCGGTTGAGTGCCTGGTGATCCTCTGAAGTGCTCGCAAAATGCGGCGGGTGGTTCCAAAGGATGATGGAGACAGTTGCTGTGAGGTCATCAAAATGATTTGTCTAGCATCAACGCCAAATGTTTTCCTAAGCTTCTTGAAACGTGAAACATTCAATGACGTGGACCTTTCTCTTTGCGCGATTTTCTTGCTGCCCGCTTTAAATCTGAAAGAAAGAAGCTTTGAGGTAGTTGTTATATTACAGCTAGGTCAGTATGAAACTGGTGATGAAGCTACAGTGACTTGTTTCTGAATAAGCGATCTTTTCTAAAAGTTAACTAAAGAAGCTCAGTCATTGGAAATTCCTTCTCAAGCAGCCTCCCTCAGGCTTTATACATTAGACACAGAAGTTTTTTAATCAATCTGGAAACTGTCGTGGATGAGACTATTTTCAGCAAAGACGCTACTAATGTTCTGCTGTTGTCATTACCATCCTTGCGTGGTACCTGCAAGTATACCAAGCATTTTCAGATTATTTAGCATGCTCAAGTAGGATCATTCATATTCTTTCTGGATCTAACAATTAGTGCATTGAAACTACCATATCCTGATTTTGGGTTCTAGgataagaagatgaaaagatgatgCAAAATTCTAATGCTAGGTGTCATCTAGGCTAAAAACTTGTGCATGGGGTAAGAGCCTTAAGCGCCATACCTTGTACCTGAAAATGTAGTACCAGGAATGATTTCAAGCTTTCATGGCTGCACAACTTGATCTCTGTAACCTTTATGGTTTCCTTACTTGGTAACCTTTCTCTTCCACTGACAAATATGCAGTGAGGTCTAGATAAAAAGTCTTGGAAGCCACTTTCCAGTAGATATTAGGCATCACCGAGaaaaatttcattatttatttgcGAGAAATGATACAAGTTATTGGGTGAAATTTGGGAACTCTAAAAGGTAATAGCATGTCATCCATGTTGCATGAGAGGTTCTGGGTAATTTACTAAGTCTTAATTGAAAACTTAACGTCCCTATAACCCAGTAGAGCATGTATCACATTATGCATTTAGCTTCTTGGGCGATTGCTCTGCTGAGCATTGTTAGATTCAATGTGGTTCAGTTCCTAATTGCCGTCAGAAACATAATGATAATCCATTATCTGGtcaatgtttcaaaaatagattcCTGTGGATTTTTAGTTGGacagaaatttgttttttctattttccatttgTTTGCTTTAATTGAGCGTTATGGGAAGCTGCTTCTTCTCCACAATAACAATCTGGATGCCAGGATGGCTGGCCTCCTGTCCAACTAGCAAGGACTGATAATTTATCTTCAAGTGAAAATACTGTTCACATTAGAGGTTCTATGAACAACATGGCTCATGGAAATAGTAAATGGTTGCCGTTACATCTGTCTTTGAGGTGCTTGAACCTGTTTGTCGTCATCTTTGTCAGGCTTGTCTTTTTTCATGGTTGACATAACATGCTCGTGTGCTGGATTATAGAATTGAGCCGTTTActacttttccttcttctttctattcTACACAAGGTCGAATTTGATGCTGGCCTGATGAACTTCATGTGATGTGTTGCCTTGTTAACATGAGTGGAGAATAACCATTCTGACAAATTGTATGTGTCATTTGAATGGTTTTTATGGTTCTTCCTGTATGATGTTGATATATAGCAGTTTTCCTTTATCTTTGTCAATTGTAACTCGCCATATCAGTATTGCTGTTCTATGGTTTCTTGGCCTTTTGTGCTTTCTGGGGGAGTGTTACTTAAAGTCATTCGCTCGTGCGCCCCCTTTTCTCGGGGTTTGGTGCTTGTTCATTGACCTTCTTCTCTGTTTCTGTGTTCTTGTAGTATGTGAGACCTGGTGCTTCACCTATGCCTGGATCAACTGCTGCTGCTCCGATTGGAGCACCAGGTCAAGTTCGTCCACCTGTCAACATGGGCCCTTTAGCTGGTCGTAGTAGAGGTGACTGGCGAATTTCGGGAATGAAAAGTGCTTCGTCTTTGCAGAAAAATTATCACCCAGGAATGACTCCCTGGGGTTCTGGACGAGGTTATGGGGGTGGACTGGAATTTTCACTTCCATCACACAAGTAATATCTCTTCTCCAGTATTGATACTGTAATTGATTCTAGTAGCTATTACACAGGCTTTACTTTGTTGCTATTCTCTTCTCATgcctttttaattttcatgttaTGTTATCTATGACAGTTAAAGCTGTTAGTGGATGTATCGCAGAGTAGTATATTATATTTTGCAGTAATTTTTTTAAGGGAggtagaattttttattttttcaggcCAGTCTCTGTGATGTGTTCCTCCTCTATCAACATGCTTGTTAGAGAAC
This genomic interval from Rhodamnia argentea isolate NSW1041297 chromosome 4, ASM2092103v1, whole genome shotgun sequence contains the following:
- the LOC115752634 gene encoding trafficking protein particle complex subunit 5-like isoform X2 — translated: MKIKQYSNVLDKPLSKGKQEVSLSAFSFLFSELVQYNQTQVDNIAELERRLEDAGYSIGARVLELLCHREKGNRRETRLLGILSFVHSTVWKVLFGKVADSLEKGTENEDEYMISEKELLVNRFISIPKDMGTFNCGAFVAGIVRGVLDSAGFPAVVTAHFVPVEGQQRPRTTILIKFAEEVLRREARLG